CATTGTGCGCAAGAGGTCAGTAGCTTTCTTTCCAACCTCACACCCAGCGCTCCTCAGTGTTCCTCTGTTaataaccactactactacaatgaCATGCCCATTACAACTGCTCACTAAATCCTTTGGCATGTTAGTGTGTAGACTTCTCATGTTCAGCAACACTGGCCACACTGATCTAACTTTAGATTACAAAGCATTCCACCTACTGAGTTaaccttttttaaatgtattttagaaGTTGAATTCTAACCACACTGTCCTCCAATCCCCGCCCTCCTCTCACCTCAGGCTCAATCGCCCCCTCACCTTGTCGGAGAAGATTGTGTACGGTCACCTGGATGACCCTGTGGGGCAGGACATTGCCAGGGGCCGCACTTACCTGCGTCTGCGTCCGGACCGCGTGGCCATGCAAGACGCCACGGCCCAGATGGCCATGCTACAGTTCATCAGCAGCGGCCTGCCCAAGGTGGCCGTGCCCTCAACCATCCACTGTGACCACCTGATTGAGGCGCAGATCGGAGGCGTCGAGGATCTAAAGAGGGCCAAGGTCAGTAGGGAACAGAGGAAACTCGAGGGCCTGTCTAGATGTTTTTGGGCTGTCCAGCTGATTTCTGTTGGCTGAGATTTAGGGTGTTCTACAGAGGATCATCTTTTCCATGGTATCACAAGTTCCTAGGGGTAaccaacttttatttatttaactaggcaagtcagttaagaacaaattcttatttacaatgacagcctaccataAGTATTGCGTTGGGGCCAAGATGACCCAAATGAGAGGGAATGTTGGTTAACTGCTAAACACCGGCATCACATTATATTTTTAGACAAAGCAAAGCCCTGAGGAATATTTGGCATGGGTGACACTTACTCCATCCAATTGCACAGAGGTCAAATTGAGGAACAGGGATTAAAGGGGAATTAAGATCTGTAGCCAAATATGTGCTGTGAAGGTTTTATAAAGGGGACTACTAGCTGAAAATATATTTCCTCAACTGACACCCCAACCTCTTCTCCCTGGTCCTTTTTAATCCAGGAAGTGAATCAGGAGGTTTACAACTTCCTGGCGACAGCTGGAGCCAAATATGGAGTTGGCTTCTGGAAACCAGGCTCTGGAATCATTCACCAGGTACTGGAACTATACTGGTATAATAAAGGATAACTGGTCAGATTGAGCTGCCATGAGACTAATTTGTATTTGAACAATATCTACTTCTGAAATTAGTCTAACAACTAGATTAGAGCTCAGGAATACTGCTGTGAAACAAGTAGCAGAATGCATTGTTCACTCATGAGATCAACCCAATTATATAATCAGATCTTGACATTATTGAGATCAATAAGTCAAAGGATTGTTGTGCATTGGCTAACAGATTTCACTTACCCTTGACAGATAATTCTAGAGAACTATGCCTACCCAGGAGTCTTGCTGATTGGTACAGACTCCCACACACCTAATGGGGGCGGCCTGGGCTCCATCTGCATCGGAGTGGGTGGTGCTGACGCTGTGGACGTCATGGCTGGTATCCCATGGGAGCTCAAGTGTCCCAATGTGAGCTGCTATGACAGTGAACCACCTCACTACATTCCCTTCACCCACTCATGTCTCTATCTCCTTCCTACATGTGTGTACGTACGTatgtacagtgaggggaaaaaagtatttgatcccctgctggttttgtacatttgcccactgacaaagaaatgatcagtctataattttaatggtaggtttatttgaacagtgagagacagaataacaacaaaaaatctagaaaaaaagcatgtcaaaaatgttataaattgatttgcattttaatgagggaaataagtatttgattaggagcactcccctctcaatcagaaagatttctggcttccaggtgtcttttatacaggtaacgagctgagattaggagcacactcttaaagggagtgctcctaatctcagtttgttacctgtgtaaaagacacctgtccacagaagcaatcaatcagattccaaactctccaccatggccaagaccaaagagcgcTCCagggatgtcagggacaagattgtagacctacacaaggctggaatgggctacaaatccatcgccaagcagcttggtgagaaggtgacaacagttggtgcgattatttgcaaatggaagaaacacaaaataactgtcaatgtccctcggcctggggctccatgcaagatctcacctcgtggagttgcaaggatcatgagaacagtgaggaatcagcccagaactacacgggaggaccatgtcaatgatctcaaggcagctgggaccatagtcaccaagaaaacaattggtaacacactacgccgtgaaggactgaaatcctgcagcgcccgcaaggtccccctgctcaagaaagcacatatacatgcccgccTGAAGTTTGCCAaggaacatctgaatgattcagaggacaactgggtgaaagtgttgtggtcagatgagactaaaatggagctctttggcatcaactcaactcgctgtgtttggaggaggaggaatgctgcttatgaccccaagaacaccatccctgccatcaaacatggaggtggaaacattatgctttgggggtgtttttctgctaaggggacaggacaacttcaccgcatcaaagggacgatggacggggccatgtaccgtcaaatcgtgggtgagaacctccttccctcagccaggacattgaaaatgggttgtggatgggtattccagcatgacaatgacccaaaacacatggccaaggcaacaaaggagtggctcaagaagaagcacattaaggtcctggagtggcctagccagtctccagaccttaatcccatagaaaatctgtggagggagctgaaggtttgagttgcCAAATGCCAGCCTCAACCTTAATGACTTAGAGAAGATCTgcgaagaggagtgggacaaaatccctcctgagatgtgtgcaaacctggtggccaactacaagaaacgtctgacctctgtgattgccaacaagggtttttccaccaagtactaagtcatgttttgcagaggggtcaaatacttatttccctcattaaaatgtaaatcaatttataacatttttgacatgcgtttttctggatttcttttgtTATCCTGTCTcaatgttcaaataaacctaccattaaaattctagactgataatttctttgtcagtgtgcAAACGTACAacatcagcaggggatcaaatacttttttccatcACTGTATGTATGACCTTTCACAAATGTAGTAATAACTCCCTCCTACCCATCAGGTGATTGGAGTGAAGCTGACAGGTAGTCTATCGGGCTGGACTTCTCCCAAGGATGTTATCCTGAAGGTGGCTGGGATCCTGACAGTAAAGGGGGGCACTGGCGCCATCGTGGAGTACCATGGCCCAGGCGTCGACTCCATTTCCTGCACCGGTGAGGCCTAAAGATAGTAAGGTTTACCTGAACTAGTGAGTAAACTACTCTACGCTGTTTGTTTTAGCACTGCTTGTTTCAGTTGAGTTCGTCCAGTGGTTTGGTCTTGATTTGGTGCTAGTTTGCATAAACTTGATGTGACTTTCCCCACTCCTGGTTGAAGGTATGGCAACTATCTGCAACATGGGAGCTGAAATTGGGGCTACCACCTCTGTTTTCCCCTACAATCACCGCATGAAGACTTACCTGAATAAGACTGGACGTGCAGGTTAGTACTCACAATAAGACATTCCGGAATATTTTTAAAGCCCATTATTTCACAATGCGTTCAATTTTAGTCTCGCGGCCACTGATACACATACAGCGTAGTCCCTTAGCATTTTTGTTTTCTCTTTTGGACTTTTTCCATCTACTTTCAGACATCGCTGCCCTGGCTGACGAGCATAAGGATGACTTGGTCCCTGACAAAGGCTGCAAGTACGACCATGTCATTGAGATCAACCTGAGTGAGGTGAGTCCACTCTGTTTTTAGGCTGACATCCATTACTTGTATTTATAGAATATCTTCTCAAGAAATTACATGCATTGTCAATGCTAACTGTTTGTCTGTCTTCTGTCCCTGGCAGCTGAAGCCTCATATCAACGGGCCCTTCACTCCTGACCTGGCCCACCCAGTGTCTGAGATTGGTGCTGTGGCTGAAAAGAACGGCTGGCCCCTGGAGGTCAAAGTGGGTCAGTATCAGCACCAGCAGTCACACAGTATCTTTAACACTCCCTTAAAGTCTACATTTTGCTCGCTGTTAATATTCAAGGAAAGCGCTATAATAGGAAAGTACAGTAACATTTCATTATCATATTTGCAGGCATATTTACATGACTGTTAAAATCATCTGCGTTTCTCATGTCTTTGTTATTAACCTGATTTCTGGGGGTCCCAATAGGTCTGATTGGCAGCTGCACCAACTCCAGCTATGAGGACATGGGCCGCGCTGCTTCCCTGGCCAAACAGGCCCTAGACAAAGGCCTGAAGTGCAAGGCTGCGTTCACTGTCACCCCCGGCTCTGAGCAGATCCGTGCTACCATCGAGAGGGATGGCTTTGTGAGTTCAAACCTTTTGGGGGGAAAAAAGTCCATTGCCAAACTAGTTGCCCTTTTACTTGATTTGTAGGTAcattcttgtttgtttttttctccttCAGTCTAAGATCCTGAGGGATGTGGGTGGAGTGGTCCTTGCTAACGCTTGTGGACCCTGCATTGGCCAGTGGGACAGGAAGGATGTGAAGATGGGGGAGAAGAACACTATCGTCACCTCCTACAACAGGAACTTCACTTCCAGGAATGATGCTAACCCTGCCACTCATGCGTTCGTCACATCCCCTGAGGTACCAAtaattacaacacacacacacacacacttcttataTTATGACGTCCACACTATGTCCCCCTGTAACTGCCCTaataaccctctctctttctatacagATTGTCACAGCCTTGGCCATCGCGGGTACCCTGAAGTTCGATCCTGAGACGGACTACCTCACCGCTGCCAATGGTGAGAAATTCAAGTTGGAGCCACCCAATGGCGATGAGCTACCTGCCCGTGACTTTGACCCCGGCCAGGACACCTACCAACACCCCCCTGCCGAGAGCGGCTCTGTTATGGTGGACGTCAGCCCCACCAGCACCCGCCTGCAGCTGCTGGAGCCCTTTGACAAGTGGAATGGCAAGGACCTTGAGGACCTGCAAGTGCTGATCAaggtgagggaaggggagaggtgtATGTCAAGACGGCTATATGATGAGGAAGGCCTCTTCTCACTGTTTGGCTGAGTTCTAACCTCCACCAAGGACCATGGTTGGAATTGAGAGGCCTTCAACGGTGGCATTATAACTATTAAAGAGTTAGAAACCACAGAGTTGTCAGATGTTTGTTCAGGCATGTGGTGCCACATTTGGATGGCCATTTACCCTACGGTCTCTTTTCTTCCTTCCTGTTTCGCAGGTGAAAGGCAAGTGCACCACAGACCACATTAGCGCCGCCGGCCCCTGGCTCAAGTTTCGCGGTCACCTCGACAACATCTCCAACAACATGCTCATCGGAGCAATCAACATCGAGAACGACGCGGTCAACAAGATCAAGAACCGGCTGACGGGAGAGTACGGGGGCGTGCCTGACGTGGCTCGCCACTACAAGGTGTGACAGACCGTAACTGTCAGGAGAGGACCTATAGAGGCTGTGTACTGTTGGGCTGTCCCAGAATGACAATATTTAAATTAGAATCTGATTTTTAGaaatattctctctcttctccctccaggcTAACGGTCTGTCGTGGGTGGTTGTGGGGGATGACAACTACGGGGAGGGCTCGAGCAGAGAGCACGCAGCCCTGGAGCCCAGACACCTGGGAGGCAGGGTCATCCTCGTCAAGAGCTTCGCTAGGATCCACGGTACGCTTAGAGACTATAGGAGTGTGGCGGGACATGTGGGTGGGTAGCATGAGAGGAAAAGCTTTTGGTGGGAACCTGCTCAATCTGAGACTATCTGTGCTGAGACGGAGCTCATGTAGCTATCATGATACCCATTGCACAAAAGGGGAAACGTGGTTAGAAACAAGATCACCCACACACTTTGAATGTGCACATTGTTCTCTATGACCTTGACTTGCCATGTAATGGATCTGCCCCGCTGTGGTAGAAGGCCTCTCAGTTTACACAATGGAGCTCGATACGAGCCAATTCCCCAAGCTCCCTCTTGTTCCCAactttctttttttctgtcttgttttctttcttttctccTCATTGCCATTCTGTCCTCTTCTCAGAGACCAACTTGAAGAAGCAGGGCATGCTGCCCTTGACCTTTGCCGACCCCACTGACTATGACAAAATCCGCCCCGATGACAAGATCTCCATCACAGGCCTCGCAACCTTTGCCCCCGGCAAGGTGAGAGTCATTGACCATTCAGCCACCCAAATGACCGCCCTCCATATAATGGGGATGGGACTTGGTAGTATGTCTATTTTACACGGATGCCTTACAGGCATGCTGTCTTTCTCCTCAAGCCCCTGAAGGGAGTGGTGAAGCACGGTGACGGCAGCCAAGACATCATCAACCTGAACCACACCTTCAACGAGAACCAGGTCGAGTGGTTCCACGCCGGCAGCGCCCTCAACAGGATGAAGGAGCTTCAGTAACTGAAGGGACCCAGGAGGGGcagaggagcacagagagagagacggacctGGAGATACTGAGGGGGAGGGGCTGCACAGAGGTGGGAAATGGGCGGTAGCAGCCTGCCTAGCGTAAACACACACCCAATGCCGCTGTACAGATGAAATGCTCGCGCACACATATAGGATTACTGTCAAAGCTCTCCCCACAGACAGGTAGAGCTGTATACGCACACACAAGCTCTGACATAACACACACAAGAACCCTTCTTTGTTTCAGCATAGCATTTAAGTGTTCCCGTTCTAGGCAGCACTGCTCCTGTTGGCAGTACTCTGTGTAATCACATTTGTCACGCTTCTTGCCATTGACTGTAGTGCGGCAGTATTCAATTCATTCTTACCTCACAAACACACTGCTAGCTCTCCATATCTGGTCTGTAGCTTGAATCCTGCTCACATTCCTTTCCCTGTCATAGTTGTTGTGTTAAGCTGTGTACCTGGACCTCCACTTGTTTCCCCCAACACTGACAGAGCTGGTTAACCCAGTTGCACATTTTAATTCACTGACTGTATCCCTCTCATTCCCAGGATTTGTAACCTTTGTTAGTTCACTATTGCTGGTGGTAAAGATTAATGTGAATATTTGTTTAGTTAAGTCCACCATAGTTCTAGTGGGCCTCAGGAGCTGCAGGTTTTTGCTGTGACTGCCCCTGAATTGATCAGTTTTAGTCATTGATTAGAGAGCAAGTAGCCTAACCTGGTTACCCAGGCCAAGTAACTGTTCACAGAGTAGACTAAAGGCATCAATGGAACCATTAGATTATGTGGCCCCAGGACCAGGTTGTAGTGACAAGGTCCATCCTTCTACAGAGTGTAGTGTaatcatatatttttttcttgTAGGGTTTTCCTTTTCTGGCGTTTCTCTTGACCCAAAATCAATTTTAACCCATGGAATTTGGTGTACCGTTTATCACTCATTTGCATTCCACACGTTAACTCTCTACCGATGCTTTCTCCACATGCTCTATTTGTTTCTACTTGAGAGTTATTGCATGAAGTTATATTAGATCCTAACAACCCTTTTCTATGTGTCTCTGTAGGTGGGAGTAATATGCTACATACTGCTGTGTTGTACTAGTCTTGCCTTTACTTTCCATGTGCGTGTCCatatatgttagctagctaatcagACCATTGCCTGTCCATATCCCTGTCTGGCTTGGTGCTGCCCCTCCTGTCCTTGCTAATTCCAGGGCTCCATGCACAGCTTGAGGGACCTCCTCTTACAAAATGAACGCACAATCTAGTTTCCAGACGGCTGTACACTAGTGCTATATGTAGTAGTATTGTAGACACTCATCCACGCTTTCATTTATGCATCGCAAATGCTGCACTCCATAGCATCTTAAAGCAAGGGTGTGATTTTAATTTGAAATAACAATACAATGACAAATGTAATTTGAGAAATGTATACCATTATCTGATTCAGGTTATTATATTTGGCAAAAACTCTTGCCATTTTGTATCTACATTGTGTGTTTTGAGGCTATTGCAGCTAAGTCTTATAAAGTGACTGTTTTAAGTTGGCTTTGAAGGGGGCCATGACCACCTATTCGTTGTCTTCTCGTCACTAAGTACTAATTTACTTTAAGGTAAGTTATAATCAAAGTATTCATGGGAATACTTTGGAGATTGGACTGGCGACTTCTATTAAATCCTTTGGTCATGGTGCTAAGATGATTAATGTTGCTATCAAATCAACCTTTATTTTAATTTCAGTTTATTTCTCTTATCAGTGATGAACTGAAGAGCTAAATGTCTCATTTTTTGTAGTTGCAGTAGGGTGTAATGTAAGTAGAAATGCAATGCCTATTTTTGTCCACTAGCATATGGTCTTCATTGACAATCTATTCAGAGGAATGGCAATGACTCTGTCAAACCCAACTGTATTTAAAGGAACTTGGTTTGGGCCTGTGTGTAAATCCTGTAATATAGAGATGTACATATGCACTATGTAAAATGGAGAGAGGGTGGGCAGTAGCTGCCTGGTTGAATGCAGAGCCTTTTTCGTTCTCTGATAAACCCACTGTAACAAACTAATCACTCATCAATTATCTTTTATTAAACTGAAGCCTAA
This sequence is a window from Oncorhynchus mykiss isolate Arlee chromosome 13, USDA_OmykA_1.1, whole genome shotgun sequence. Protein-coding genes within it:
- the LOC110486418 gene encoding aconitate hydratase, mitochondrial isoform X2, which produces MASYCMTVTRLRLVLGEGARRLHVSAAFNAKPKVAMSRFEPGTSISYEKLHENIDIVRKRLNRPLTLSEKIVYGHLDDPVGQDIARGRTYLRLRPDRVAMQDATAQMAMLQFISSGLPKVAVPSTIHCDHLIEAQIGGVEDLKRAKEVNQEVYNFLATAGAKYGVGFWKPGSGIIHQIILENYAYPGVLLIGTDSHTPNGGGLGSICIGVGGADAVDVMAGIPWELKCPNVIGVKLTGSLSGWTSPKDVILKVAGILTVKGGTGAIVEYHGPGVDSISCTGMATICNMGAEIGATTSVFPYNHRMKTYLNKTGRADIAALADEHKDDLVPDKGCKYDHVIEINLSELKPHINGPFTPDLAHPVSEIGAVAEKNGWPLEVKVGLIGSCTNSSYEDMGRAASLAKQALDKGLKCKAAFTVTPGSEQIRATIERDGFSKILRDVGGVVLANACGPCIGQWDRKDVKMGEKNTIVTSYNRNFTSRNDANPATHAFVTSPEIVTALAIAGTLKFDPETDYLTAANGEKFKLEPPNGDELPARDFDPGQDTYQHPPAESGSVMVDVSPTSTRLQLLEPFDKWNGKDLEDLQVLIKVKGKCTTDHISAAGPWLKFRGHLDNISNNMLIGAINIENDAVNKIKNRLTGEYGGVPDVARHYKANGLSWVVVGDDNYGEGSSREHAALEPRHLGGRVILVKSFARIHETNLKKQGMLPLTFADPTDYDKIRPDDKISITGLATFAPGKACCLSPQAPEGSGEAR
- the LOC110486418 gene encoding aconitate hydratase, mitochondrial isoform X1 — translated: MASYCMTVTRLRLVLGEGARRLHVSAAFNAKPKVAMSRFEPGTSISYEKLHENIDIVRKRLNRPLTLSEKIVYGHLDDPVGQDIARGRTYLRLRPDRVAMQDATAQMAMLQFISSGLPKVAVPSTIHCDHLIEAQIGGVEDLKRAKEVNQEVYNFLATAGAKYGVGFWKPGSGIIHQIILENYAYPGVLLIGTDSHTPNGGGLGSICIGVGGADAVDVMAGIPWELKCPNVIGVKLTGSLSGWTSPKDVILKVAGILTVKGGTGAIVEYHGPGVDSISCTGMATICNMGAEIGATTSVFPYNHRMKTYLNKTGRADIAALADEHKDDLVPDKGCKYDHVIEINLSELKPHINGPFTPDLAHPVSEIGAVAEKNGWPLEVKVGLIGSCTNSSYEDMGRAASLAKQALDKGLKCKAAFTVTPGSEQIRATIERDGFSKILRDVGGVVLANACGPCIGQWDRKDVKMGEKNTIVTSYNRNFTSRNDANPATHAFVTSPEIVTALAIAGTLKFDPETDYLTAANGEKFKLEPPNGDELPARDFDPGQDTYQHPPAESGSVMVDVSPTSTRLQLLEPFDKWNGKDLEDLQVLIKVKGKCTTDHISAAGPWLKFRGHLDNISNNMLIGAINIENDAVNKIKNRLTGEYGGVPDVARHYKANGLSWVVVGDDNYGEGSSREHAALEPRHLGGRVILVKSFARIHETNLKKQGMLPLTFADPTDYDKIRPDDKISITGLATFAPGKPLKGVVKHGDGSQDIINLNHTFNENQVEWFHAGSALNRMKELQ